A window from Dromaius novaehollandiae isolate bDroNov1 chromosome 1, bDroNov1.hap1, whole genome shotgun sequence encodes these proteins:
- the HSPA14 gene encoding heat shock 70 kDa protein 14 translates to MAAIGVHLGATCACAAVYKDGRADVVANDAGDRVTPAVVAFSESEEVVGLAAKQSRIRNISNTVVKVKQILGRSSGDPQAEKYITESKCSIIEKNGKLHYEIDNKLINPEDVAKLIFSKMKETAQSALGSDVNDVVITVPFDFGENQKNALGEAAAAAGFNVMRLIHEPSAALLAYGIGQDSPTGKSNVLVYKLGGTSLSITVIEVNSGIYRVLATSTDDSIGGLCFTEALAQHLASEFQRSCKHDIRGNPRAMMKLMNSADVAKHSLSTLGSANCFVDSLYDGLDFDCNVSRARFELICFPLFNKCIEAIKKLLQQVGFTADDINKVVLCGGSARIPKLQQLIKDIFPTVELLNSIPPDEVIPIGAAIEAGILLGKENPSLEDEALLIECSAKDILLKGVDESGADKFTVLFPSGTPLPARRQHTLHAPGNTSSVCLELYESLGKSPLSEEGKFAQIVLQDLDKKEDGLHDILTVLTMKRDGSLHVTCTDQDTGKCEIITVEVAS, encoded by the exons ATGGCGGCCATCGGCGTCCACCTGGGCGCTACTTGCGCCTGCGCCGCCGTGTACAAG GATGGCCGTGCGGACGTGGTGGCCAACGACGCCGGAGACCGGGTGACCCCCGCCGTGGTGGCGTTCTCGGAGAGTGAGGAG GTTGTTGGCTTGGCCGCGAAGCAGAGCAGGATCAGGAACATTTCCAACACTGTGGTGAAAGTGAAGCAGATCCTTGGGCGGAG CTCTGGTGACCCACAAGCTgaaaaatatattacagaaagCAAGTGTTCA ATAATTGAGAAGAATGGAAAACTTCACTATGAAATAGATAATAAACTTATTAATCCAGAAGATGTTGCGAAACTcattttcagtaaaatgaaaG AAACTGCTCAGTCTGCATTGGGTTCAGATGTAAATGACGTTGTTATCACTGTACCATTTGATTTTGGAGAGAATCAGAAAAATGCCCTTGG ggaagcagctgcagctgctggattTAATGTTATGAGGTTAATCCATGAACCATCTGCAGCTCTCCTGGCTTACGGAATTGGCCAAGATTCACCCACTGGGAAAAG CAATGTGTTGGTTTATAAACTTGGTGGAACATCGCTCTCTATCACAGTCATAGAAGTAAACAGTGGAATATACCGTGTTCTTGCTACAAGCACAGATGATAGCATAGGTGGACTTTGCTTCACAGAAGCCTTAGCACAACACTTAGCATCCGAATTTCAGAG GTCCTGTAAACATGATATCAGAGGAAATCCCAGAGCCATGATGAAGTTAATGAACAGCGCTGATGTTGCAAAGCACTCCTTATCAACTCTGGGAAGTGCGAACTGTTTTGTAGATTCACTGTATGATGGCTTGGATTTTGATTGTAATGTGTCCAG ggcCAGGTTTGAACTTAtttgttttccactttttaaTAAATGTATAGAAGCAATTAAAAAACTCTTGCAGCAAGTTGGATTTACAGCAGATGATATTAATAAG GTTGTTCTGTGTGGCGGGTCTGCTCGAATCCCAAAGCTACAGCAGCTGATCAAAGACATCTTTCCAACTGTGGAGTTGCTGAACTCTATTCCTCCAGATGAAGTAATTCCCATTGGTGCAGCCATAGAGGCAGGAATTCTACTAGGGAAAGAGAATCCTTCTTTAGAAGATGAAGCGCTCTTAATTGAGTGTTCTGCCAAAGATATTCTGCTTAAG ggaGTAGACGAGTCAGGGGCTGACAAATTCACAGTGCTATTTCCATCAGGGACACCATTACCAGCTCGAAGGCAGCACACCTTGCATGCTCCTGGAAACACTTCTTCTGTATGCCTTGAGCTATATGAGTCATTAGGGAAAAGTCCTTTGAGTGAAGAAGGCAAATTTGCACAG attgTACTCCAAGATTTAGATAAAAAGGAGGATGGCCTACATGATATATTAACTGTCCTCACCATGAAGAG gGATGGGTCCTTGCATGTTACCTGCACAGATCAAGatacaggaaaatgtgaaatcaTCACTGTTGAAGTGGCATCATAG
- the SUV39H2 gene encoding histone-lysine N-methyltransferase SUV39H2 yields the protein MEGWRGAWYVPCLASLETLQELCRKENLRCKSIGITNRNLKSYEVEYLCDYKVDEGTEYYLVKWKGWPESSNTWEPLKNLKCPLLLQNFLSDKNEYLSRVKEGKALKVKNHVKALKPAVADYIVKKAKQRIALQRWKEELNRKKNHKGMILVENTVDLEGPPLDFYYINEYKPAPGINVINGITTGCECSDCPAEKCCPKEAGFLLAYNKRKKLKIQPGLPIYECNSYCRCGPDCPNRIVQKGTPYSLCIFRTNNGRGWGVKTLQKIKTNSFVMEYVGEVITSEEAERRGQLYDNQGNTYLFDLDYDSDEFTVDAARYGNVSHFVNHSCDPNLQVFNVFIDNLDLRLPRIALFSTRTIKAGEELTFDYQMKGSIDLTSDSTDGLSPSRKRIRTVCKCGAVCCRGYLN from the exons ATGGAGGGCTGGCGAGGAG CTTGGTATGTGCCATGTCTAGCTTCACTTGAGACCCTCCAAGAATTATGTAGGAAGGAAAATCTCAGATGTAAATCCATTGGAATCACCAACAGGAATCTAAAGAGTTATGAGGTGGAATATTTGTGTGACTACAAGGTAGACGAG GGCACAGAATACTATCTTGTGAAATGGAAAGGATGGCCGGAATCTTCAAATACTTGGGAAcctttgaaaaatctgaaatgccCATTGCTTCTTCAAAACTTTCTCAGTGACAAGAATGAATATTTATCTCGGGTAAAAGAAGGCAAAGCACTGAAAGTGAAAAACCATGTTAAAGCTTTGAAACCTGCAGTTGCAGATTACATTGTAAAGAAGGCTAAGCAAAGAATAGCTCTGCAGAGATGGAAAGAAGAACTCAACAGGAAAAAGAATCATAAAGGAATGATTCTTGTAGAAAACACTGTGGATCTTGAAGGCCCTCCTTTAGACTTCTACTACATTAATGAGTATAAACCTGCTCCAggaataaatgtaataaatggAATAACAACTGGCTGTGAATGCTCTGACTGCCCTGCTGAGAAATGCTGTCCAAAGGAGGCTGGATTTCTTTTGGCTTACAATAAACGAAAGAAGTTGAAAATCCAGCCCGGCTTGCCAATTTATGAATGCAATTCATATTGTAGGTGTGGTCCTGACTGCCCTAATAGGATAGTACAGAAAGGTACACCATATTCTCTGTGCATCTTCAGAACTAACAATGGCCGTGGTTGGGGAGTAAAAACCCTCCAGAAAATTAAAACCAACAGTTTTGTGATGGAGTATGTTGGCGAG gtgaTCACAAGTGAGGAAGCAGAGAGACGAGGCCAGCTGTATGACAACCAGGGAAATACATACTTGTTTGATTTGGACTATGACTCAGATGAATTTACAGTAGATGCAGCTCGATATGGAAATGTGTCCCACTTTGTGAATCACAGT TGTGATCCAAATCTTCAGGTCTTTAATGTGTTTATTGATAACCTTGATCTGCGTCTTCCTCGGATAGCACTGTTTTCTACGAGAACCATCAAAGCTGGAGAAGAGCTAACCTTTGATTATCAGATGAAGG GTTCAATAGATCTGACTTCAGACTCTACTGATGGTCTCAGCCCCTCGAGAAAGAGGATCAGAACTGTCTGTAAATGCGGAGCTGTGTGTTGCAGAGGCTATCTCAACTGA